The Apium graveolens cultivar Ventura chromosome 6, ASM990537v1, whole genome shotgun sequence genome contains a region encoding:
- the LOC141668408 gene encoding uncharacterized protein LOC141668408 isoform X1 produces MGGKNKRKRGAERSIHPRNKYSDNPPDFKLLASLYPSFNSYVFYSRDGRPRIDWTDFNATRELTRLLLLHDHGINWWIPDGQLCPTVPNRSNYIHWIEDLLSSDIITNTRANADVVKGFDIGTGANCIYPLLGASLLGWSFVGSDVTDVALEWAQTNVQNNPHVSKLIEIRKVESNTEIQNDPDEFHSGGIESYHKLPVLLGVVKDGEIFDFCMCNPPFFETLEEGGLNPKTSCGGTPAEMVCPGGEQAFISRIIKDSVQLNKSFRWYTSMVGRKTNLKTLTSKLREVGVTIVKTTEFVQGQTCRWGLAWSFVPPSRNIAKSRVVNSDLSFMLEGIQRQYSAIDILQSAESFFSSVGAFCKSDVASFQINIRASKYHCDMILNNGTLDTVKTSSHQHEDKASNVSDGSNSLLDDLHFRISVFQQIPGTLLVRGSLQQRENQGMLLLIFQHLEHTLRNKFCRGKVSADMS; encoded by the exons ATGGGAGGCAAAAACAAGAGAAAGAGAGGTGCAGAGCGGAGCATCCACCCAAGAAACAAATACTCAGATAACCCGCCCGACTTCAAACTCTTAGCTTCACTCTACCCTTCTTTCAACTCCTATGTCTTCTACTCTCGTGATGGCCGCCCCAGAATCGATTGGACCGACTTCAACGCCACCCGAGAACTCACCCGGCTTCTCCTCCTCCATGATCATGGAATCAATTg GTGGATTCCTGATGGGCAGCTTTGTCCCACAGTTCCCAACAGATCGAATTACATTCATTGGATTGAAGATCTTTTGTCATCCGACATAATTACTAATACACGTGCTAATGCTGATGTTGTAAAGGGTTTTGATATTGGAACTGGGGCTAATTGTATATACCCCCTTCTCGGTGCTTCTCTTCTTGGTTGGAGCTTTGTCGGATCAG ATGTGACAGATGTAGCACTGGAGTGGGCACAAACCAATGTGCAGAACAATCCGCATGTTTCAAAACTGATTGAGATTAGGAAAGTCGAAAGCAACACAGAGATTCAGAATGATCCGGATGAATTTCATTCGGGTGGAATTGAAAGTTACCACAAATTGCCTGTGTTACTCGGTGTTGTCAAGGATGGGGAAATTTTTGATTTTTGTATGTGCAATCCTCCATTTTTTGAGACACTTGAAGAAGGCGGTTTAAATCCTAAAACTTCTTGCGGTGGGACACCGGCAGAGATGGTCTGTCCCGGTGGTGAACAAGCTTTCATCAGTCGCATAATCAAAGATAGTGTTCAATTAAATAAGTCTTTTCG GTGGTATACTTCAATGGTTGGAAGGAAAACAAACCTTAAAACTTTAACATCAAAGCTTCGGGAAGTTGGAGTAACTATAGTTAAGACTACTGAATTTGTCCAAGGCCAAACTTGCCGCTGGGGTCTTGCTTGGTCTTTTGTGCCTCCCTCCAGAAATATAGCAAAGTCTCGTGTAGTCAATAGTGACCTTTCCTTCATGCTTGAG GGTATTCAACGTCAGTACAGTGCGATTGACATTTTGCAATCAGCGGAGTCTTTTTTCAGCAGTGTTGGTGCATTCTGTAAATCAGATGTTGCATCATTCCAGATTAAT ATTCGAGCCTCAAAGTATCACTGTGATATGATTTTAAACAATGGGACACTAGATACTGTTAAAACTTCAAGTCATCAACATGAGGATAAAGCATCAAATGTCTCAGATGGTTCGAACTCTCTATTAGATGACTTGCATTTTCGCATCTCG GTCTTTCAGCAAATACCAGGCACCCTTTTGGTGAGAGGATCATTGCAGCAGAGAGAAAATCAAG GCATGTTATTGTTGATCTTCCAACACTTGGAGCATACTCTAAGAAATAAATTTTGCAGAGGAAAGGTATCTGCCGATATGTCTTGA
- the LOC141668408 gene encoding uncharacterized protein LOC141668408 isoform X2 — MSSTLVMAAPESIGPTSTPPENSPGFSSSMIMESIVPNRSNYIHWIEDLLSSDIITNTRANADVVKGFDIGTGANCIYPLLGASLLGWSFVGSDVTDVALEWAQTNVQNNPHVSKLIEIRKVESNTEIQNDPDEFHSGGIESYHKLPVLLGVVKDGEIFDFCMCNPPFFETLEEGGLNPKTSCGGTPAEMVCPGGEQAFISRIIKDSVQLNKSFRWYTSMVGRKTNLKTLTSKLREVGVTIVKTTEFVQGQTCRWGLAWSFVPPSRNIAKSRVVNSDLSFMLEGIQRQYSAIDILQSAESFFSSVGAFCKSDVASFQINIRASKYHCDMILNNGTLDTVKTSSHQHEDKASNVSDGSNSLLDDLHFRISVFQQIPGTLLVRGSLQQRENQGMLLLIFQHLEHTLRNKFCRGKVSADMS; from the exons ATGTCTTCTACTCTCGTGATGGCCGCCCCAGAATCGATTGGACCGACTTCAACGCCACCCGAGAACTCACCCGGCTTCTCCTCCTCCATGATCATGGAATCAATTg TTCCCAACAGATCGAATTACATTCATTGGATTGAAGATCTTTTGTCATCCGACATAATTACTAATACACGTGCTAATGCTGATGTTGTAAAGGGTTTTGATATTGGAACTGGGGCTAATTGTATATACCCCCTTCTCGGTGCTTCTCTTCTTGGTTGGAGCTTTGTCGGATCAG ATGTGACAGATGTAGCACTGGAGTGGGCACAAACCAATGTGCAGAACAATCCGCATGTTTCAAAACTGATTGAGATTAGGAAAGTCGAAAGCAACACAGAGATTCAGAATGATCCGGATGAATTTCATTCGGGTGGAATTGAAAGTTACCACAAATTGCCTGTGTTACTCGGTGTTGTCAAGGATGGGGAAATTTTTGATTTTTGTATGTGCAATCCTCCATTTTTTGAGACACTTGAAGAAGGCGGTTTAAATCCTAAAACTTCTTGCGGTGGGACACCGGCAGAGATGGTCTGTCCCGGTGGTGAACAAGCTTTCATCAGTCGCATAATCAAAGATAGTGTTCAATTAAATAAGTCTTTTCG GTGGTATACTTCAATGGTTGGAAGGAAAACAAACCTTAAAACTTTAACATCAAAGCTTCGGGAAGTTGGAGTAACTATAGTTAAGACTACTGAATTTGTCCAAGGCCAAACTTGCCGCTGGGGTCTTGCTTGGTCTTTTGTGCCTCCCTCCAGAAATATAGCAAAGTCTCGTGTAGTCAATAGTGACCTTTCCTTCATGCTTGAG GGTATTCAACGTCAGTACAGTGCGATTGACATTTTGCAATCAGCGGAGTCTTTTTTCAGCAGTGTTGGTGCATTCTGTAAATCAGATGTTGCATCATTCCAGATTAAT ATTCGAGCCTCAAAGTATCACTGTGATATGATTTTAAACAATGGGACACTAGATACTGTTAAAACTTCAAGTCATCAACATGAGGATAAAGCATCAAATGTCTCAGATGGTTCGAACTCTCTATTAGATGACTTGCATTTTCGCATCTCG GTCTTTCAGCAAATACCAGGCACCCTTTTGGTGAGAGGATCATTGCAGCAGAGAGAAAATCAAG GCATGTTATTGTTGATCTTCCAACACTTGGAGCATACTCTAAGAAATAAATTTTGCAGAGGAAAGGTATCTGCCGATATGTCTTGA